The proteins below come from a single Candidozyma auris chromosome 3, complete sequence genomic window:
- the ARO3 gene encoding 3-deoxy-7-phosphoheptulonate synthase ARO3: protein MFIQNEHVGDRSRMEDWRIRGYDPLAPPDLLQHEFPLSDKNKDIILKGREDTCNILNGKDDRLIVVIGPCSIHDPEAALDYADRLHKLSEKHKGELHIVMRAYLEKPRTTVGWKGLINDPDIDGSFQINKGLRIARKMFVQLTEKLPIAGEMLDTISPQFLSDLFSVGAIGARTTESQLHRELASGLSFPVGFKNGTDGTLGVAIDALRAASHPHHFLSVTKPGIVSIVGTEGNQDCFVILRGGKQGTNYDAKSVKETKEALAKAKVVDPENPKPRIMVDCSHGNSNKNHKNQPLVAADVAKQISEGEDQICGLMIESNINEGRQDVPPADKGGKEALKYGCSITDACIGIDDTESVLETLAQAIKARRGLKS from the exons ATGTTCATTCAAAACGAACATGTCGGCGATAGAAGCCGAATGGAAGACTGGAGAA TTCGTGGCTACGACCCTTTGGCTCCACCGGACTTGTTGCAACATGAATTTCCTCTCTCTGACAAGAACAAGGACATCATCTTGAAGGGAAGAGAAGACACGTGCAACATTTTGAATGGAAAAGACGACAGGCTTATCGTTGTCATCGGTCCATGCTCCATTCATGACCCTGAAGCTGCTCTTGACTACGCTGACAGATTACACAAGCTTTCTGAGAAGCACAAGGGAGAGCTTCACATTGTCATGAGAGCTTACCTCGAGAAGCCCAGAACCACTGTCGGCTGGAAAGGTTTGATCAACGACCCCGATATCGATGGTTCATTCCAGATCAACAAGGGTCTTCGAATTGCCAGAAAAATGTTCGTCCAGTTGACTGAAAAGTTGCCAATCGCAGGTGAAATGTTGGACACGATCTCTCCTCAGTTCTTGTCGGACTTGTTCAGTGTCGGAGCTATCGGTGCTAGAACCACTGAGTCTCAGCTACACAGAGAGTTAGCTTCCGGCTTGTCTTTCCCAGTGGGTTTCAAAAACGGAACTGACGGTACTCTTGGTGTTGCCATCGACGCCTTGAGAGCTGCTTCTCACCCACATCACTTTTTGAGTGTCACGAAACCTGGCATCGTTCTGATCGTGGGCACCGAAGGTAACCAAGACTGTTTTGTTATCTTGAGAGGTGGCAAGCAGGGCACAAACTACGATGCCAAATCGGTCAAAGAGACTAAGGAAGCTTTGGCTAAGGCCAAGGTTGTCGACCCAGAAAACCCAAAGCCAAGAATCATGGTGGACTGCTCCCACGGCAACTCAAACAAGAACCACAAGAACCAGCCTCTCGTGGCTGCTGATGTGGCTAAGCAAATCTCTGAGGGTGAGGACCAGATTTGTGGTTTGATGATTGAGTCCAACATTAACGAAGGCAGACAGGATGTGCCTCCTGCTGATAAGGGTGGTAAGGAAGCCTTGAAATACGGCTGCTCCATCACGGATGCCTGTATTGGCATTGATGACACGGAGAGTGTTTTGGAAACCTTGGCACAGGCCATCAAGGCTAGAAGAGGATTGAAGCTGTAG
- the DFG5 gene encoding putative mannan endo-1,6-alpha-mannosidase, translating to MALSIDIQSEESICDAAQAIVQGAMNYYLGLKHGGTVGMFSAPYYWWQAGEVFGGWIDYHQFCKPDNDTFKEILFDAMLHQAGSKFDYMPSNQSMTEGNDDQGVWGLTLLQAAERNFTDSEDHSWLSMAQSIYNQMLSRWDTTTCHGGLRWQIFTWNSGYNYKNSISNGCFFHIAARLYRFTEDEMYLEQAEKIWDWMWGVGFMTDEKEFIIYDGADDQTNCTDLTVHKWSYIYGVFLGGCAYLYNATEDAIWKTRVEEILDASKYFYNDSVLSESTCAPWGKCNNDQRSFLALLARNLGLTATLVPELYDHITNEMLAPSAKGAAASCSGGSDGITCGQNWNIGRWDGLFGLGEQMNALETVMSMITTKHPPYTSNNGGSSKSVPDAGNHTSTSVNSKLIDVATKDRAGAAILTAIVLGLTLSGGVWMLF from the coding sequence ATGGCCCTAAGCATCGACATTCAGCTGGAAGAGTCGATCTGCGACGCCGCACAGGCGATCGTGCAAGGTGCCATGAACTACTACTTAGGGCTCAAGCACGGCGGAACAGTGGGAATGTTCTCAGCACCTTACTATTGGTGGCAAGCTGGTGAAGTGTTTGGCGGCTGGATTGACTACCACCAATTCTGTAAACCAGACAACGATACATTCAAGGAGATTTTGTTCGATGCCATGTTGCATCAGGCAGGATCGAAGTTCGACTACATGCCCAGCAACCAGAGTATGACGGAAGGTAACGATGACCAAGGTGTTTGGGGGTTGACGCTTCTTCAGGCTGCTGAGCGCAACTTCACCGACAGCGAAGACCACTCGTGGTTGTCGATGGCTCAGTCGATCTACAACCAGATGTTGTCTCGTTGGGATACAACCACTTGCCATGGAGGGTTGAGATGGCAGATCTTCACGTGGAACTCGGGTTACAACTACAAGAACTCCATTTCTAACGGATGTTTCTTCCACATTGCCGCTCGTTTGTACAGATTCACCGAAGATGAAATGTATCTAGAGCAAGCGGAGAAGATCTGGGACTGGATGTGGGGTGTAGGTTTCATGACGGATGAAAAGGAGTTTATCATCTATGATGGTGCCGACGACCAGACTAACTGCACAGACTTGACTGTTCACAAGTGGTCGTACATTTACGGTGTATTCTTGGGAGGATGTGCTTACCTCTACAACGCTACAGAGGACGCTATATGGAAGACTAGGGTGGAGGAGATCTTGGATGCCTCCAAGTACTTCTATAATGACTCTGTCTTGTCGGAATCTACATGTGCGCCATGGGGCAAATGTAACAATGACCAGCGTTCATTCCTTGCCCTCTTGGCAAGAAACTTGGGTTTGACTGCAACCTTGGTTCCTGAGTTATACGACCACATCACTAATGAGATGTTGGCGCCTAGTGCCAAGGGTGCTGCTGCGTCTTGTTCTGGTGGTTCTGACGGCATCACTTGTGGACAAAACTGGAACATCGGCAGATGGGACGGATTGTTTGGCTTGGGTGAGCAGATGAACGCCTTGGAGACCGTCATGAGTATGATCACCACCAAGCACCCTCCATACACCTCGAATAATGGAGGCTCGTCCAAGTCTGTTCCAGATGCTGGGAACCACACGTCCACATCTGTCAACAGTAAACTCATTGATGTGGCAACAAAGGATAGAGCAGGTGCGGCCATTTTGACCGCCATCGTATTGGGGTTGACCTTATCTGGCGGCGTATGGATGTTGTTCTAG
- the ZCF9 gene encoding Zcf9p, giving the protein MRGTESDEGQMSLSSAVFYSDSMSSNGSEPTVSNIQSASTHQATPIVKEPVFNDSLTPSLAAIMNFIMSPSDARLDEASMEPFLGTPLSPLELSFPPASQSQDVKAEPIYEKQKDCKTLSHKSNVPDPSALASERRLLLSAEQEQILVLYSCHTSVILSIKCGQNENPWNALYIPLAREYSFVFNSIAAMTLFHLAGNASAITERDSMRSKGYFYMKKCIFELATGLKSVGEESDEISLPFDVALMTCLNLAISESWDTHTSSGIAHLKGARSLIHRALSLIKDYSLKVAESEDGPPEDPKFKNKLKLVREYEWRQIEEGSQKDRKGAPQYDFIVPKNLQLLFNEWIYFHVLSQMTVQSGQDEKGIDLVATITSIIDQTHKNTLKQKHDVKLSERKESPTCSDSESSASAGGIFDNFNCSFQNTDLIDPLLGCAQSLFSIMGKVASLISQVRKEKGKSLSSTSRNSLSIIGKASELRQKLLVWKPEVSIDQVEGLGGESWDVHSCITTAEAYRLATLLYLHQAVPEIPSLPSHQIAERIFVLLASVPTTSNLHIVHIFPLLVGSCEACPGEERSWCEKRWTFLSEKLWIGNIDRAFEVVKEVWRRKDEHLRKKRRQLEESTITLSRVGDDSQKIASEINGLMSSQQIDDVEGGICSHLHWNSVMKEWNWEVFLG; this is encoded by the coding sequence ATGAGAGGCACAGAAAGTGACGAAGGACAAATGTCTCTACTGTCCGCCGTGTTTTATTCCGATTCAATGTCTTCTAATGGATCGGAGCCAACAGTATCGAACATACAACTGGCATCTACTCATCAAGCAACTCCGATAGTCAAGGAACCAGTTTTTAATGACAGTCTTACGCCTTCGTTGGCTGCAATAATGAACTTCATCATGTCACCTTCGGATGCGAGGCTTGATGAGGCATCTATGGAACCCTTCTTGGGCACCCCCTTGAGCCCACTAGAGCTCAGCTTCCCTCCTGCAAGTCAGCTGCAAGATGTAAAGGCAGAGCCCATATAcgaaaaacaaaaagatTGCAAAACTCTCAGCCATAAGTCAAATGTTCCTGATCCTAGTGCTCTAGCTTCGGAGCGGCGCTTGCTTCTTTCCGCTGAACAAGAGCAGATACTCGTTCTCTATTCCTGCCACACATCAGTCATCTTATCAATAAAGTGTGGTCAAAATGAGAATCCGTGGAATGCGCTTTACATACCTTTGGCTCGCGAATATAGCTTCGTCTTCAACTCTATCGCAGCGATGACACTATTCCACCTTGCGGGAAATGCATCAGCTATCACTGAGAGGGACAGCATGCGTTCCAAGGGTTACTTTTATATGAAAAAATGTATTTTTGAGCTTGCTACAGGCTTGAAGAGTGTGGGGGAGGAACTGGATGAAATCTCGTTGCCTTTTGATGTTGCGTTAATGACATGCTTGAACTTGGCGATCAGTGAATCTTGGGACACACACACTTCAAGTGGTATAGCCCACCTCAAAGGTGCTAGAAGCTTGATTCACAGGGCTTTGTCGCTTATCAAAGATTACTCTCTAAAGGTTGCAGAAAGTGAAGACGGCCCTCCAGAAGACccaaaattcaagaacaagctcaagctAGTGAGAGAATACGAGTGGAGGCAAATTGAGGAGGGATCACAGAAAGATAGGAAAGGCGCACCTCAATACGATTTCATCGTTCCCAAGAATCTACAGTTATTATTCAATGAGTGGATTTATTTTCATGTACTTTCCCAAATGACAGTGCAGTCTGGACAAGACGAAAAGGGCATTGATCTTGTTGCAACAATTACATCAATCATCGACCAAACTCATAAAAATACCTTAAAGCAAAAGCACGACGTGAAGTTGTCTGAAAGGAAGGAATCCCCAACATGCTCTGATTCTGAGCTGAGCGCCAGTGCTGGTGGCATTTTTGATAACTTCAATTGTTCCTTTCAGAACACAGATCTCATTGATCCACTATTAGGATGTGCTCAATCTCTATTCCTGATAATGGGAAAGGTTGCTAGCCTCATCTCACAAGTCAGGAAGGAGAAAGGGAAACTGTTGTCAAGTACTTCCCGAAACAGTCTCTCGATTATAGGAAAAGCGTCTGAGCTTAGACAGAAACTATTGGTGTGGAAACCAGAAGTATccattgatcaagtcgAAGGTCTTGGTGGCGAATCCTGGGATGTTCACTCTTGCATCACCACAGCAGAGGCATACCGCTTAGCCACTCTTTTATATTTACATCAAGCGGTACCCGAAATCCCACTGCTTCCTTCACATCAAATTGCAGAAAGGATATTCGTTCTCCTTGCGTCTGTACCAACAACGTCCAATCTACACATCGTACATATATTCCCACTTTTGGTCGGCTCTTGCGAAGCTTGTCCAGGGGAGGAGAGGCTGTGGTGTGAGAAGCGATGGACGtttctttctgaaaaaCTCTGGATAGGAAACATTGACAGGGCATTCGAAGTTGTAAAAGAGGTATGGAGACGCAAAGATGAGCATTTacgaaagaagagaagacaATTGGAAGAATCCACCATCACGCTACTGAGGGTAGGAGACGATCtgcaaaaaattgcaagTGAGATCAACGGTTTGATGTCTTCTCAGCAAATTGACGATGTAGAAGGCggcatttgcagccacttgCATTGGAATTCTGTGATGAAAGAATGGAACTGGGAAGTGTTTTTAGGATGA
- the POM152 gene encoding Pom152p: MAGRSKDDQYDKESEIEEETLLIPENVIDQASQRIFLVSIFVLIQCWKIYDILLIKADAFSAHMAMDSGSTAFQSFTSLNNFTFVLKYAVMDGLFLWTLPVLSVPLLRFSPLVTLLLTITVTCFTFVLASDTAIPVLSGAFVPIWNVIFRNKELTIVGDSINPQALSDMNAHFKGRYTIRYLPESSAQLNPFHFDGLCLEQATKEYSQFPSSIHLPIEFNTTSEIGMLRLQHTSPSNEVSYIDYTARDVKKLLRKDYSHLAHYPGFVSNDDRISYLEVNIKKPGTYKIAKVTDKEGTNIRSYKSEFSVAHCPVSKFIYPGLESAYSGAVCVGSHAQDLDWALPLVETYGVHPLQVQIAAEIEGKPVSQFNATIPVPSELEGAWTSTKSVKVTRNALEQEVLKQASQLANNAPGLVKFHLLAVTDYLGNTRRYNPLSTDKDVLHKIDIRRSPQISLIDKYPDRPLLENATKRLFLTSRSEISFPLHISMQFADDDGEGNSFTSTYTFNDLHELEKGIEISHPGEYVLREGSDKLCPCEIDKKPIQIRVPHPPEAFIVGKPITDKCVGDIGLQFDVKFSGLGPFRLSYQVFKNQSGTLRPVLSERGMAYHTKVSSEDNLRFDYKPEQEGSYTIVFKELRDKNYINSPISLEQAPNTFTIYSRQRSKLKFPQDLETQVIFLCKGEQSTIPISFDGNAPFSFSYEIVNKETKRTVKSEHVQAFSSKIFDIVTPKFDKGGEFEVKLSNVRDALDCPVQTVGRGKVDIRAQKNVPEVQIAYEESYEIVEGQGAEIQFAYKHASPSPVKKLQLSVQNLYKPDVVKDISISAADRIRVFEEGIYRLSSFKDERCPGIVRNSHLAVEVKFSPKPNLTFIADEALLMKQHSDGPRSIHLKAVCQNSALQVTPILEGAPPFFANHQITYPDGRSVSDVVPIPEQKITLPTDKEGDFELVFNGVYDKLYSKDVLDNLNYVQEPSTIRYSVLANPELKIPKGKSHIQICESMVQNEDAVQLSIPVDFKGQAPFTLSGVIRHTDTDRVERFEVKDIKSDEVDLRLATFKGKSLGDLLTVGDHLVIFESISDVNGCSNTRLHSRNTLSISVTKVPEITKESKKDYYCVGEHVSYKLQGIAPFQVYYNFNGQNRKAEVGHDFERLAAKSGELSIVALEDASVSRCLVNYTTIPTKFEDLKLQIHDIPSVEISHGDTIIKNLQEGDQAEIVFKFSGIPPFEVTYVRTIDESLGGKKSKSHKKTNKRRKVVDTKTIKDIWNYEHTEVVSLEGTYDAIEIKDAYCKAKRDVDELV, translated from the coding sequence ATGGCGGGGAGGCTGAAAGATGATCAGTATGATAAAGAATCagaaattgaagaggaaaCGCTTCTAATACCAGAGAATGTCATTGACCAGGCTTCTCAGCGAATTTTTCTCGTATCGATCTTCGTGCTCATCCAATGTTGGAAGATCTACGACATTCTACTAATAAAAGCTGATGCGTTTTCTGCGCACATGGCTATGGATAGTGGAAGTACGGCATTTCAGTCATTCACGTCTTTGAACAATTTCACGTTTGTTTTGAAATACGCAGTCATGGATGGCTTGTTTCTTTGGACTCTACCGGTGCTCAGTGTGCCATTACTCAGGTTCCTGCCCTTGGTGACCCTTTTGCTTACTATAACAGTCACTTGTTTTACCTTTGTGCTTGCAAGTGATACAGCCATTCCTGTTCTCTCTGGCGCTTTTGTGCCAATCTGGAATGTCATCTTTCGCAATAAGGAACTCACCATTGTGGGGGACTCCATTAATCCACAGGCATTGAGTGACATGAATGCTCATTTCAAGGGAAGATATACTATCAGGTACCTCCCAGAGTCGTCTGCACAGCTAAATCCATTCCACTTTGACGGTCTTTGTTTAGAGCAGGCAACTAAAGAATACTCGCAATTTCCCTCGTCAATCCACTTACCAATTGAATTCAACACAACATCGGAGATTGGAATGTTGCGTCTTCAACACACTTCACCCTCAAATGAGGTTTCTTATATTGATTATACCGCCAGAGACGTTAAAAAGTTACTTCGAAAGGACTACTCCCATCTCGCTCACTACCCTGGATTTGTTTCCAACGACGATAGGATATCCTATTTGGAAGTCAATATAAAAAAGCCTGGTACCTATAAAATTGCAAAGGTTACGGATAAAGAGGGCACAAACATCCGTTCGTACAAGTCTGAGTTCTCGGTGGCACATTGCCCAGTTTCTAAGTTCATCTACCCTGGTCTAGAACTGGCGTACTCGGGGGCTGTCTGTGTTGGATCTCATGCCCAAGACTTAGACTGGGCTTTGCCTCTTGTCGAAACATATGGTGTTCATCCTTTGCAAGTGCAAATTGCGGCCGAGATCGAGGGAAAGCCCGTTAGTCAGTTCAATGCTACCATACCTGTACCTTCGgaacttgaaggagcaTGGACTTCCACAAAATCTGTCAAAGTTACCAGAAATGCTTTGGAACAGGAGGTTTTGAAGCAAGCTCTGCAACTCGCTAATAATGCACCAGGTTTGGTGAAATTTCATCTACTTGCGGTCACTGACTACTTGGGGAACACGAGGAGGTATAACCCGCTTTCGACTGACAAAGATGTTTTGCATAAAATAGATATCAGGCGCTCACCTCAAATTCTGCTTATCGACAAGTACCCTGATAGACCCTTGTTAGAAAACGCCACCAAGAGACTTTTTCTCACACTGCGAAGTGAAATCAGCTTTCCCCTTCATATTTCTATGCAATTCGccgatgatgatggtgagGGAAACTCTTTCACAAGTACTTATACATTTAATGATCTCCACGAACTCGAGAAAGGTATCGAGATCTCGCATCCCGGAGAATATGTTTTGCGTGAGGGGTCTGATAAGCTCTGTCCATGCGAAATCGATAAAAAGCCAATCCAAATAAGAGTTCCTCATCCACCTGAGGCTTTCATTGTTGGGAAACCTATAACAGACAAGTGTGTTGGTGACATTGGTTTACAGTTCGACGTCAAATTTTCCGGCTTGGGTCCTTTCAGATTGCTGTATCAAGTATTCAAGAATCAGTCAGGTACCCTTAGACCCGTGTTGAGCGAGCGCGGGATGGCTTATCACACGAAGGTCTCTTCAGAGGACAATCTTCGCTTTGACTATAAGCCTGAACAAGAGGGTAGTTACACCATTGTATTTAAGGAGTTGAGAGATAAGAATTACATCAATTCTCCAATTTCTTTGGAACAAGCTCCAAACACCTTCACAATATATTCCAGACAACGCTCAAAGCTCAAGTTCCCTCAGGATTTGGAGACACAGgtcatttttctttgcaaggGCGAGCAAAGCACTATTCCAATCTCATTTGATGGTAACGCTCCTTTTTCATTCAGTTACGAAATTGTGAATAAGGAAACCAAAAGGACAGTCAAGCTGGAACACGTGCAAGCATTTTCTAGCAAAATTTTCGATATTGTTACCCCTAAATTCGACAAAGGAGGTGAATTCGAGGTGAAACTCTCAAACGTAAGGGATGCCCTTGATTGTCCGGTACAAACAGTTGGAAGAGGTAAAGTAGACATTCGTGCCCAGAAAAATGTTCCTGAGGTTCAAATTGCTTATGAAGAAAGTTACGAGATAGTGGAAGGTCAAGGTGCTGAGATTCAATTTGCATACAAACAtgcttcaccttctccagTTAAGAAGCTTCAGTTATCAGTTCAAAACCTTTACAAGCCAGATGTTGTGAAAGATATTTCCATTAGTGCTGCTGACAGGATTCGAGTGTTCGAAGAAGGAATTTATCGcctctcttccttcaaggaTGAGAGGTGTCCAGGAATCGTAAGAAATTCTCACTTGGCAGTTGAGGTGAAGTTCTCTCCGAAACCAAATCTCACCTTCATTGCTGATGAagctttgttgatgaagcaGCACTCAGACGGGCCACGCTCCATACATTTAAAAGCAGTATGTCAGAACTCGGCATTGCAAGTCACTCCGATACTCGAAGGCGCACCTCCCTTCTTTGCCAACCATCAGATCACGTACCCAGATGGCAGAAGCGTAAGTGACGTCGTACCAATTCCAGAACAGAAAATAACTTTGCCTACGgacaaagaaggagactTCGAACTTGTTTTCAATGGTGTGTACGACAAGCTCTATTCCAAGGATGTGCTCGATAATTTGAATTACGTTCAAGAACCATCTACCATCCGATACTCAGTGCTTGCCAATCCGGAGCTCAAAATTCCTAAGGGCAAGCTGCATATACAAATATGCGAGTCGATGGTGCAAAATGAGGATGCTGTTCAACTTCTGATTCCTGTGGACTTCAAAGGACAAGCGCCTTTCACGTTAAGTGGGGTTATCAGGCACACTGATACAGACAGGGTAGAGAGATTTGAGGTTAAAGATATCAAATCCgatgaagttgatcttCGCTTGGCCACATTTAAAGGCAAGTCCTTAGGTGACCTCCTTACAGTCGGTGACCACCTTGTTATTTTTGAGAGTATTTCTGATGTAAACGGGTGCTCAAACACTCGACTTCACTCGCGCAACACTCTCTCGATCTCCGTCACTAAGGTGCCCGAAATCACGAAGGAGAGCAAGAAGGACTACTACTGTGTTGGCGAGCATGTGTCTTACAAGTTGCAGGGTATAGCACCATTTCAGGTCTACTACAATTTCAATGGCCAGAACAGAAAGGCAGAAGTTGGCCACGACTTTGAGAGATTAGCGGCCAAATCAGGGGAGCTCTCCATTGTCGCTTTAGAGGATGCGTCTGTGAGCCGCTGTTTGGTGAACTATACAACAATACCAACAAAATTCGAAGATCTCAAGTTGCAGATCCATGACATCCCTTCTGTGGAAATAAGTCATGGTGACACGATTATCAAGAACTTGCAAGAGGGAGATCAAGCTGAGATTGTCTTTAAATTCAGCGGTATACCACCCTTTGAGGTGACATATGTGAGAACGATCGATGAAAGTCTAGGCgggaagaagagcaagtCCCATAAAAAGACAAACAAGAGGAGAAAGGTGGTTGATACCAAGACTATCAAGGATATATGGAATTATGAGCACACAGAAGTGGTGAGTCTTGAAGGTACTTATGATGCTattgagatcaaggacGCCTATTGCAAAGCAAAACGAGACGTCGATGAACTTGTCTAA